Proteins co-encoded in one Carassius gibelio isolate Cgi1373 ecotype wild population from Czech Republic chromosome A15, carGib1.2-hapl.c, whole genome shotgun sequence genomic window:
- the LOC128029310 gene encoding A disintegrin and metalloproteinase with thrombospondin motifs 15 yields MSVYTVVLFCLLHMLFLTKIYLCMETDFCEPVRLDRVNDPSHDKLNKELVVYRINAFNQELYLNLLPDSSFLAADGTFQYNTSSSSAFLGDDFRRCFYSGDINADRNSYAALSLCGSIRGAFSYNGMEYFIERRSTNTAPGLIPDDAEKTHIIRRRHLHASTSTSRCGVTSSLNQGVLDSIEKYKPVKGHTETLLKGMSRTKRFASIPRYVEVLVVADESMAKFHGDDLKHYLLTLMSVTAKLYKHPSILNAISIVVVKLMVINEAEKGPKVSSNAALTLRSFCTWQKKLNKINDKHPEYWDTAILFTKQDLCGATTCDTLGMADVGTMCDPKRSCSVIEDDGLPSAFTTAHELGHVFSMPHDNVKACEEVFGKLKDNHMMSPTLIQIDHTRPWSVCSAAIITNFLDAGHGDCLLDQPQKLLALPDDPPGISYSLSHQCELAFGSGSKPCPYMQACSKLWCTGKAKGQLVCQTRHFPWADGTTCGSNKLCYRGICTDKQNTTKDKADGHWGRWGPYGLCSCTCGGGVQLAKRDCNNPTPENGGKYCQGLRVKYRSCNLKPCKDSGKSFREEQCEAFNGISLNTSRLSPSVVWVPKYSGISVKDRCKLICRASGTGYFYVLAQKVVDGTPCSPDTSAVCVQGKCIKAGCDGKLSSNMKFDKCGVCGGDNHNCKKVSGMFTKPMNGYNFVVTLPVGAANVDVRQRGYRGLINDDNYLAVKNDHGKYLLNGNFVVSAVEKDIIVKGSLLRYSGTGTSVEILQASRPLKESLTVELLSVGKMTPPRVRYSYYQNVGQKEGKILRKDERNPTQNSLLEDSNRVELKKPAYHMPSYKWVPADWNKCSVTCGNGVQSRQIQCLDSDGKTATHCDGTHKPNAIRVCGDPCPMWSIGEWSSCSKTCGKGFKRRPMQCTTQTGLLLPRDHCSSKRKPQELDFCTVRPCK; encoded by the exons ATGTCTGTTTAcaccgttgttttgttttgtctcttGCACATGCTGTTCTTAACGAAAATATACCTCTGTATGGAAACTGATTTTTGTGAACCTGTTCGACTTGACCGTGTAAATGACCCAAGTCATGACAAACTGAACAAAGAACTTGTTGTTTACAGAATAAACGCTTTCAATCAGGAATTGTATCTTAATCTTCTGCCTGACTCGAGTTTTCTGGCTGCTGATGGCACATTTCAATATAACACATCCTCTTCAAGTGCTTTTTTGGGAGATGAttttagaagatgcttttattCCGGTGATATTAATGCAGACAGGAATTCATATGCGGCTCTCAGTCTCTGTGGAAGCATCCGAGGAGCGTTCTCTTATAACGGGATGGAGTACTTCATAGAGCGCAGGTCGACCAACACAGCACCAGGACTGATCCCAGATGATGCTGAAAAAACGCACATCATCCGCAGAAGACATCTTCACGCATCGACCTCAACATCTAGGTGCGGAGTTACATCCAGTTTAAACCAGGGCGTTTTGGACTCCATAGAAAAGTACAAACCTGTGAAGGGACACACCGAAACTTTGTTGAAAGGCATGAGCAGAACGAAAAGATTCGCCTCTATACCGAGGTACGTAGAGGTCCTGGTTGTCGCTGATGAGTCTATGGCAAAATTCCACGGCGACGACCTGAAGCATTACCTTTTGACTCTCATGTCTGTCACTGCAAAGCTGTACAAACACCCCAGTATCTTGAACGCCATCAGTATAGTGGTTGTAAAGCTTATGGTGATTAACGAGGCAGAAAAAGGACCCAAAGTATCCAGTAACGCGGCACTAACGCTGCGCAGTTTCTGCACCTGGCAGAAGAAGCTGAACAAGATCAACGACAAACACCCAGAGTACTGGGACACAGCGATTTTGTTTACAAAGCAG GACCTGTGTGGGGCTACCACATGTGACACTCTGGGTATGGCTGATGTAGGAACCATGTGTGATCCTAAGAGGAGCTGCTCAGTTATTGAAGATGATGGTCTTCCCTCAGCCTTCACAACCGCACATGAATTAG GGCATGTGTTCAGTATGCCACATGACAATGTGAAGGCTTGTGAGGAGGTATTTGGAAAGCTGAAGGACAACCATATGATGTCTCCCACACTGATCCAGATTGACCACACCAGACCCTGGTCTGTCTGCAGCGCTGCCATCATCACAAACTTCCTGGACGCTGGCCACG GTGACTGTCTGCTGGATCAGCCCCAAAAGCTTTTGGCTCTTCCAGATGACCCTCCGGGCATCAGCTACTCTCTCAGCCATCAATGTGAACTGGCTTTCGGCTCAGGATCCAAGCCCTGTCCATACATGCAGGCCTGCTCCAAACTGTGGTGCACGGGGAAAGCTAAAGGACAGCTGGTTTGTCAGACTCGCCACTTTCCCTGGGCTGACGGTACTACCTGTGGCAGCAACAAGTTGTGCTATAGAGGGATCTGTACTGACAAGCAAAATACTACCAAAGACAAG GCAGATGGACATTGGGGTCGGTGGGGTCCGTATGGTTTGTGCTCCTGTACTTGTGGGGGAGGGGTGCAGCTCGCCAAAAGGGACTGTAACAACCCCACCCCTGAAAACGGGGGCAAGTACTGCCAGGGACTGAGAGTGAAGTATCGCTCATGCAACTTAAAGCCCTGTAAAGACTCag GAAAGAGCTTTCGCGAGGAGCAGTGTGAGGCATTCAATGGCATCAGTCTGAACACTAGCAGACTGAGCCCGTCTGTGGTCTGGGTTCCGAAATACTCTGGAATCTCTGTTAAGGACAGATGCAAGCTCATCTGCCGAGCCAGCGGCACCGGATACTTCTATGTCCTTGCACAGaag GTGGTGGATGGAACCCCTTGTTCTCCTGATACCTCGGCAGTCTGTGTTCAGGGAAAGTGCATTAAGGCCGGCTGTGATGGCAAACTGAGCTCCAACATGAAGTTTGACAAATGTGGTGTGTGTGGTGGAGACAACCACAACTGCAAGAAAGTCTCTGGAATGTTCACAAAACCCAT GAATGGCTATAATTTTGTGGTGACTCTACCGGTCGGAGCTGCAAACGTGGATGTAAGGCAGCGTGGTTACCGTGGTTTGATTAACGATGACAACTATTTAGCAGTAAAGAACGATCACGGCAAATATCTCTTGAATGGAAACTTTGTGGTTTCAGCGGTAGAAAAAGACATTATCGTAAAGGGAAGTCTGCTTCGCTACAGTGGAACCGGGACATCAGTGGAAATACTGCAGGCCTCTAGACCTCTCAAAGAGTCTCTTACGGTGGAACTGTTGTCGGTGGGTAAAATGACACCTCCTCGTGTGCGCTACTCCTACTACCAGAATGTGGGACAGAAGGAAGGCAAGATCTTAAGGAAGGACGAAAGGAACCCTACACAGAACAGTTTGCTGGAAGACAGCAATAGAGTGGAGCTAAAGAAGCCAGCCTATCATATGCCATCTTATAAATGGGTGCCAGCGGACTGGAATAAGTGCTCGGTTACCTGTGGGAATGGGGTTCAAAGTAGACAGATACAGTGTTTGGACTCGGATGGGAAAACAGCTACACACTGTGACGGCACACACAAACCCAATGCCATAAGGGTGTGTGGTGACCCTTGCCCAATGTGGAGTATTGGCGAATGGTCCTCATGCTCTAAAACCTGTGGGAAAGGCTTTAAGAGACGCCCAATGCAATGCACCACTCAGACTGGACTGCTTTTACCTAGAGACCACTGCTCAAGCAAAAGAAAGCCACAAGAACTCGACTTTTGCACTGTTCGGCCCTGCAAATGA
- the LOC128028573 gene encoding A disintegrin and metalloproteinase with thrombospondin motifs 8: MWSCVFTYSLIVCLLAETSAHWFETEETVPERLNERTAGRVAKRSEQQPSFRLTAFGRNFTLNLTPDSTFISPAMKVYRIKATPLKRLESASKLTDLYKSLNQTEETGAELLKGCFYTGSVDSNEDSIVSVSLCHGILGSFITDGKEYLIEPKLLGLGTSGKLTEQLHVIKRRSFTKSPQVSEPLSDIRDDDQNLMSRRRRFVSTRRFIETLVVGDASLTHFYGDEIKHYMLTLMSVAAQIYKHPSIKNSINIVLVKMLIVEDEEVGPSISSNGGVTLRNFCAWQQLFNPPSHRHPEHFDTAILFTREDICGHQSCDTLGVADVGTMCDTKRSCSVIEDNGLQAAYTTAHELGHVLSMPHDDTKNCEQLFGYLDDHHIMAPVFTQLSKTLPWSPCSALYVTEFFDNGHGDCLLDTPETTVALPTELPGITYSLDRQCQQIFGEEFSHCPNTSASEVCGQLWCQGEGQSVCTTRNGSLPWADGTSCGPNRTCLNSACMSSEEVMRPKPAVDGGWGEWGPWEPCSRSCGGGVMFSYRECTRPSPQNAGKYCVGQRVKYQSCNKQACENNRGKSFREEQCEKYNNPNHFDVHGNVKQWIPKYTGVSLRDRCKLFCRARGSSEFRVFAAKVIDGTSCGPDTTSFCVQGQCIKAGCDLEIDSNKKMDKCGVCGGNGQSCRMISGSFNKVINGYSDIVTIPSGATNIDIKQQIHRSIPHDGHYLAVRRENGDYILNGNFSVSTVEQYIPVLGAVLKYSGSSTTLERLQSFHQLQEPITIQLLSTAGETIPPKVKYNFYIPKTITFSKPKDKKIAGKLIHPFGVPQWVSGEWSECSKTCGSGWSRRNVECKDNAGFYSNHCNKDLRPSDIRPCADLPCPIWQIGPWSSCSQTCGHGDRQRRILCIDYAGKIVEPKNCDPAKMPESVSERCFYQEC, encoded by the exons atgtggtCGTGTGTATTCACATATTCATTAATAGTTTGCCTCCTCGCTGAAACATCTGCTCACTGGTTTGAGACTGAGGAGACTGTACCTGAACGGCTGAATGAACGCACCGCTGGACGAGTGGCCAAAAGGAGTGAACAACAGCCCAGCTTCAGACTCACGGCTTTCGGACGGAATTTCACCCTGAATTTGACACCGGACAGCACCTTTATATCGCCAGCAATGAAGGTTTATCGCATCAAAGCCACACCACTAAAAAGACTTGAGTCAGCTAGCAAGCTGACAGATCTTTACAAGTCATTGAATCAAACAGAAGAGACTGGAGCAGAATTATTAAAAGGCTGTTTTTACACCGGCTCTGTTGACTCCAATGAGGACTCTATTGTTTCAGTCAGTTTATGTCATGGGATTTTAGGATCATTTATCACAGATGGTAAAGAATATCTAATCGAACCCAAACTTCTCGGCTTGGGAACATCTGGAAAGTTAACTGAGCAGCTGCATGTCATTAAAAGAAGAAGTTTTACGAAGTCCCCTCAGGTGTCTGAGCCGCTGTCAGATATCAGAGATGACGATCAGAATTTGATGTCTAGACGCAGGCGTTTTGTCTCTACTCGCAGGTTTATTGAGACTTTGGTGGTCGGTGACGCTTCCTTGACACATTTCTATGGAGACGAGATCAAG CACTACATGCTGACCTTGATGTCAGTGGCTGCTCAGATTTACAAGCATCCCAGCATTAAGAACTCAATCAACATAGTGCTTGTGAAGATGCTGATCGTGGAGGATGAAGAGGTTGGTCCGTCCATCTCCAGCAATGGAGGCGTCACTTTGCGCAACTTCTGTGCCTGGCAACAGCTGTTCAACCCGCCCAGCCACAGGCATCCTGAGCACTTCGATACAGCCATACTTTTTACTAGAGAG GACATCTGTGGACATCAGAGTTGTGACACTTTGGGTGTAGCTGATGTTGGAACCATGTGTGACACCAAAAGGAGCTGTTCTGTGATTGAAGACAATGGCCTTCAGGCTGCTTACACGACTGCACATGAGCTAG GCCATGTTTTGAGTATGCCTCATGATGACACTAAGAACTGTGAGCAGCTTTTTGGATATCTTGACGATCACCATATCATGGCCCCTGTATTCACTCAGCTCAGTAAGACCTTGCCTTGGTCTCCCTGCAGTGCTTTGTACGTCACAGAGTTTTTCGACAATGGACATG GAGACTGTTTACTGGACACCCCTGAGACGACAGTGGCTTTACCCACTGAGCTGCCAGGCATAACTTACAGCCTGGACCGCCAGTGTCAACAGATATTTGGAGAGGAGTTTTCACATTGTCCCAACACTTCAGCCAGTGAGGTGTGCGGACAGCTCTGGTGCCAGGGAGAAGGGCAGTCTGTGTGCACAACCAGGAACGGGAGTCTTCCCTGGGCAGATGGCACGAGCTGTGGccccaacaggacctgcctgAACAGTGCATGCATGTCCTCTGAGGAAGTCATGAGGCCTAAG CCGGCTGTGGATGGTGGCTGGGGTGAGTGGGGACCATGGGAACCGTGTTCCAGATCATGTGGAGGTGGAGTAATGTTCTCCTACCGAGAGTGCACCCGGCCATCTCCTCAAAATGCTGGAAAATACTGTGTGGGCCAGAGAGTGAAGTATCAGTCCTGCAACAAACAGGCTTGTGAGAATAACCGAG GGAAAAGTTTCAGAGAGGAACAATGCGAGAAGTACAACAATCCAAATCATTTTGATGTTCATGGAAATGTGAAGCAGTGGATACCTAAATACACTGGAGTATCGTTGCGGGATAGGTGTAAACTCTTTTGCAGAGCAAGGGGCAGCAGTGAATTTAGAGTGTTTGCAGCTAAA GTAATTGATGGAACCTCATGTGGTCCAGATACCACTTCATTTTGTGTGCAAGGCCAGTGTATCAAAGCCGGTTGTGATCTGGAGATTGATTCTAATAAGAAGATGGATAAATGTGGCGTATGTGGTGGAAATGGGCAGAGCTGCAGGATGATATCTGGCTCATTCAATAAAGTCAT AAATGGATATAGTGACATTGTGACGATTCCAAGTGGAGCCACTAACATTGACATCAAACAGCAGATCCATAGAAGTATACCACACGATGGGCATTACCTGGCTGTACGAAGAGAAAATGGTGATTATATCTTGAATGGCAACTTCTCTGTATCCACAGTGGAGCAGTATATTCCAGTGCTGGGGGCTGTGCTGAAGTACAGTGGCTCATCCACCACACTGGAGAGACTTCAGAGCTTCCACCAGCTACAGGAACCAATCACAATACAGCTGCTCTCCACCGCTGGGGAAACCATCCCACCGAAGGTCAAATACAACTTCTACATCCCCAAAACCATAACTTTTAGCAAAcccaaagacaaaaaaattgctggcAAACTGATTCATCCATTTGGGGTGCCACAGTGGGTCTCGGGCGAGTGGTCTGAATGCTCCAAAACTTGTGGTTCAGGATGGTCCAGGAGAAATGTGGAATGTAAAGACAATGCTGGTTTTTattcaaaccactgcaataaagATCTCAGACCCTCTGATATCAGGCCCTGCGCTGACCTGCCATGTCCTATATGGCAAATAGGGCCTTGGTCTTCATGCTCACAAACTTGTGGCCACGGGGATCGCCAGCGTAGGATTCTCTGCATTGATTACGCTGGCAAAATTGTGGAACCGAAGAACTGTGACCCTGCCAAGATGCCTGAATCAGTATCTGAAAGGTGTTTCTACCAAGAGTGTTGA